One stretch of Oncorhynchus tshawytscha isolate Ot180627B linkage group LG19, Otsh_v2.0, whole genome shotgun sequence DNA includes these proteins:
- the LOC121840021 gene encoding GRB2-associated and regulator of MAPK protein 2-like, which produces MYMKEVRIALAEGLEGLDQGQFEDACATLGGQIDELGLRNLFIFQDITILNKQELIEKCHEYMEVKPIYMCLKSQGDEINLYQHLDFETTEPPTLQRKAARPPPLPPKPQHLQIARHKLPPLSPSLENNSQFYSGGSWHPLFCSLAEVPSNLRDLSVAQVCSCLRLLNLDQYCQAFEREQIDGDLLYTVEPSMMRETLGMESLHVGKLLRFREGWRPLLGSSGAEQVG; this is translated from the exons ATGTATATGAAGGAGGTGCGTATTGCACTGGCAGAGGGGTTGGAGGGACTCGATCAGGGCCAGTTCGAGGACGCCTGTGCTACATTGGGGGGGCAGATCGATGAACTGGGCCTCAGGAACCTTTTCATCTTTCAAG ATATCACCATTTTGAATAAGCAAGAGTTGATTGAAAAGTGTCACGAATACATGGAGGTGAAGCCAATCTACATGTGCCTGAAGAGCCAGGGTGATGAAATCAACCTCTACCAGCACCTTGACTTTGAGACAACCGAGCCTCCTACTTTACAGAGAAAAGCAGCAAGacccccacctctaccccctAAACCACAACATTTACAAATAGCTAGACACAAACTTCCACCCCTTTCTCCATCATTGGAGAACAATTCCCAGTTCTACTCTGGCGGCTCATGGCATCCACTCTTCTGCTCCTTAGCAGAGGTGCCCTCTAATCTACGGGACCTGAGTGTGGCACAGGTGTGCTCCTGCCTGCGACTGCTCAACTTGGACCAGTACTGCCAGGCCTTCGAGAGGGAGCAGATTGACGGGGATCTGTTGTACACAGTTGAGCCCAGCATGATGAGGGAGACCCTGGGTATGGAGAGCCTGCACGTGGGCAAGCTTCTCCGCTTCCGAGAGGGCTGGAGGCCCTTACTTGGGTCTTCTGGAGCTGAGCAGGTTGGGTAG